In Parasteatoda tepidariorum isolate YZ-2023 chromosome 2, CAS_Ptep_4.0, whole genome shotgun sequence, one DNA window encodes the following:
- the LOC107452760 gene encoding zinc finger protein OZF: protein MGPIIIKISNSEICEENCEDDYVESDTNQMSADDEYEDDGDSKQQFYGNFSITTDDGNVLYVTQYDEENDDVKSENDEIDANESATIQTFDEESYDSSQAFDCKLPQILELYNDGGVYFIPSDREESDSKPIKKRKSGQKYKKRWECKHCDKRYQYECQLRDHERSHTNERPFICDVCNKGFTSKNNRDSHAKRHNKVFKHFCTVCSKGFLQKNFLNIHMRKHTKERPVQCDICFKRFHSQGNLVKHKRLHTGEKPYKCDYCDEKFGSVTVMKNHRAWHFPEDRIECELCSKAFIRKESYKVHLLRHKKDKPFKCHICSKGFVVKFELSEHMASHSDKKPYACEDCTKSFKTLTKLRYHKKTLCNRPLW from the coding sequence ATGGGTCCCATAATTATAAAGATATCGAATTCGGAAATATGCGAGGAAAATTGTGAAGATGATTACGTTGAATCGGATACAAATCAAATGAGTGCTGATGATGAGTATGAAGATGATGGTGACAGTAAACAACagttttatggtaatttttccattaccACAGATGACGGTAATGTATTGTACGTAACGCAATACGATGAAGAAAATGATGATGTGAAAtctgaaaatgatgaaattgatGCTAACGAATCAGCCACTATACAAACGTTTGATGAAGAAAGTTATGATTCATCTCAAGCTTTTGATTGTAAACTACCTCAAATATTGGAGTTATATAACGATGGGGGTGTGTATTTTATTCCTTCGGATAGGGAAGAAAGTGATTCGAAACCTATTAAAAAGCGCAAAAGtggacaaaaatataaaaaacgatGGGAGTGTAAACATTGCGATAAACGATACCAATATGAATGTCAGCTTCGGGATCATGAGCGCTCACACACTAATGAGAGGCCTTTTATTTGTGATGTATGCAATAAAGGTTTCACATCCAAAAACAACCGTGACTCACACGCCAAACGACATAACAAAGTTTTCAAGCATTTTTGCACTGTATGCTCGAAAGGGTTTCtgcagaaaaactttttaaatattcacatGCGAAAACATACGAAAGAAAGACCTGTACAGTGTGACATTTGCTTCAAAAGATTCCATTCCCAAGGAAATCTCGTCAAACATAAGCGCTTGCATACTGGGGAAAAGCCATACAAGTGTGATTACTGTGATGAAAAGTTTGGCTCTGTGACTGTCATGAAAAATCATCGTGCATGGCATTTTCCTGAAGATAGAATTGAGTGTGAATTGTGTTCTAAAGCTTTTATTAGAAAAGAGAGTTATAAAGTTCATTTGCTGAGGCATAAAAAGGATAAACCTTTTAAGTGTCACATATGCTCGAAAGGTTTTGTCGTAAAGTTTGAACTAAGTGAACATATGGCCTCCCATAGTGACAAGAAACCTTATGCTTGTGAAGATTGtactaaatcttttaaaacactTACAAAATTGAGGTATCACAAGAAAACTCTTTGTAATCGACCATTGTGGTAA
- the LOC107452755 gene encoding zinc finger protein 155 yields the protein MPPVIVKFSNSESKCTKRILPNSLTEYSNDSDDSIREEKYENQLSSDELSYVYDTNDPLSENDSFSETPDENMQYESEVEMPDSGNIDQIKFIYDGKKLPQEIVETRIVNNDGTSQIYLVSADEKQSASQSVIWDVQGDLIDISSKPLKKEDEVLDLDEKPYPCDQCEKAYKYECQLRDHRRMHFGERPFVCVVCDKAFTSKNNLRSHEKRHNEEFSHVCSICSKGFYKAYYLKVHMRKHTRERPAHCDVCSKNFFSKASLQKHQRLHTGEKPFACDICGERFTVKAVLMNHRNWHLPEKAFKCEICNRSFIRKETYKIHLLRHEKNKPYKCNMCSKSFCVKFELNEHVATHSKETPFVCVDCNRGFKTATRLRNHKKFRCNRPTW from the coding sequence atgccTCCCGTTATTGTTAAATTCTCAAATTCAGAGTCAAAATGCACGAAAAGAATATTACCTAATAGTTTAACTGAGTATTCAAATGATTCCGATGATAGTATTCGGgaagaaaagtatgaaaatcAACTGTCATCTGATGAACTTTCTTATGTTTATGATACAAACGACCCATTATCTGAGAATGATTCATTTTCGGAGACTCCAGATGAAAATATGCAATACGAGAGTGAAGTTGAAATGCCTGACTCAGGAAACATcgatcaaattaaatttatatacgaTGGTAAAAAACTGCCCCAAGAAATCGTTGAAACGCGTATTGTAAACAATGATGGTACATCTCAAATCTATCTTGTTTCCGCCGATGAAAAACAATCAGCTAGTCAAAGTGTAATCTGGGACGTACAAGGGGATCTCATAGATATATCATCAAAGCCTTTAAAGAAAGAAGATGAAGTTCTGGACTTAGATGAAAAACCTTACCCTTGTGATCAGTGTgaaaaagcatataaatatgaatgtcaATTGCGAGATCATAGAAGAATGCATTTTGGAGAACGACCTTTTGTTTGTGTTGTGTGCGATAAAGCATTCACATCAAAGAATAATCTTAGATCCCACGAAAAGAGGCACAATGAAGAATTTAGTCATGTGTGTTCAATTTGCTCTAAAGGTTTCTACaaagcatattatttaaaagtacatatGCGAAAGCATACTCGTGAGAGACCAGCTCACTGTGATGTTTGttccaaaaatttcttttctaaggCAAGCCTTCAGAAACATCAACGCCTGCATACTGGAGAAAAACCTTTTGCTTGTGATATATGCGGGGAAAGATTCACCGTCAAGGCAGTTTTGATGAATCATCGTAATTGGCATCTTCCTGAAAAAGCTTTCAAATGTGAAATATGTAATAGGAGTTTTATCAGGAAAGAGACttacaaaatacatttattaagacatgaaaaaaataaaccttataaGTGTAATATGTGTTCTAAGAGCTTCTGTGTAAAGTTTGAACTAAATGAACATGTAGCCACTCATAGCAAGGAAACTCCATTTGTATGTGTTGATTGTAATCGAGGTTTTAAAACTGCAACACGTTTAaggaatcataaaaaatttagatgtaaTCGGCCGACTTGGTAG
- the LOC107452756 gene encoding zinc finger protein 141, protein MAPTIIKLSKPDLDERNTDDTYESVSEDISFCTKLDSFGEEEVSRHYPKYYNQVFNCYLQSSDEEVDDIESTDNCITLLNSLPREIVETSYEDSDGSSKVIYVPSTNLVIESPEKFVSHTNFKPVTKSEFKKRKTLYKCDYCNKEFKYEGPFQDHIRTHLGERPFACEVCNKTFTSHSYLQTHRKSHSDVYEHICPECSKGFHKKYYLQIHMRKHTRERPVKCEYCFKGFYSSGNLAKHVRQHTGEKPYSCDVCGERFSTITVMKNHRDWHFPENAYKCEICHKNFIRKETYRKHLLRHQEDKPFKCELCSRSFSVKFELKEHIASHSKDRPFACAECRRTFKTLSNLRRHAKLHTYRPKW, encoded by the coding sequence ATGGCACCTACAATTATTAAGCTTTCTAAACCTGATTTAGATGAAAGAAACACAGATGATACTTACGAATCAGTCTCCGAGGACATTTCTTTTTGTACTAAACTGGATAGTTTCGGAGAAGAGGAAGTATCTAGGCATTATCCTAAATATTATAATCAAGTGTTTAACTGTTATTTACAGAGTTCCGATGAAGAAGTAGATGACATAGAATCTACGGATAATTGCATTACACTTTTGAACTCATTGCCTAGAGAAATAGTTGAGACTTCTTACGAAGACAGTGACGGTAGCTCTAAAGTTATATATGTGCCTTCAACAAACCTTGTTATTGAATCTCCTGAAAAATTTGTTTCGCATACCAATTTTAAGCCAGTGacaaaaagtgaatttaaaaaaaggaaaacactATATAAGTGTGATTATTGCAATAAGGAATTTAAGTATGAGGGTCCGTTTCAGGATCATATACGTACACATCTCGGGGAAAGGCCTTTTGCCTGCGAGGTTTGCAACAAGACTTTTACTTCCCACTCTTATCTTCAAACTCATAGAAAAAGTCATAGTGATGTTTATGAACACATATGTCCAGAGTGCTCTAAAGGtttccacaaaaaatattatttacaaattcataTGCGGAAACACACACGTGAAAGACCAGTCAAGTGTGAATATTGCTTTAAGGGATTTTATTCTTCTGGCAATCTTGCAAAGCATGTACGACAGCATACTGGAGAAAAGCCGTATAGTTGCGATGTATGTGGGGAGAGGTTTAGTACCATCACAGTAATGAAAAACCATCGTGATTGGCATTTTCCTGAGAATGCTTATAAATGTGAGATttgccataaaaattttatcagaaaagaaACTTATAGGAAGCATTTACTCAGACATCAGGAAGATAAACCTTTTAAATGTGAATTATGTTCTAGAAGTTTTAgtgttaaatttgaattaaaggaACACATAGCTTCTCATAGTAAGGATCGACCATTTGCATGTGCAGAATGTAGGCGAACTTTTAAAACCTTATCTAATTTAAGGCGCCATGCTAAACTTCATACCTATCGACCTAAGTGGTAG